The following coding sequences are from one Hemiscyllium ocellatum isolate sHemOce1 unplaced genomic scaffold, sHemOce1.pat.X.cur. scaffold_2695_pat_ctg1, whole genome shotgun sequence window:
- the LOC132812387 gene encoding zinc finger protein 229-like, translated as MEKPWKCGDCGKGFRYPSDLEIHRRFHTGERPFTCSECGKDFSDSANLLAHQRVHTGERPFTCSVCGKGFSHSSNLLKHRRVHTGERPFTCSVCGKGFTQSSHLISHQRVHTGERPFSCSVCDKGFTRSSHLLSHQRLHNGKRPYVCSECGKAFTKSLKLKSHQRVHAGERPFTCSVCSKGFTQSSHLLAHQWVHTGERPFTCSVCGKGFPHSSTLLRHQRVHTGERPFTCSVCGKGFPHLSTLRSHQLLHTGERPFTCSVCGKGFSHSSTLLRHQRVHTGERPFTCSVCGKGFTQSSTLQSHQLLHTGERPFTCSVCGKGFPRSSTLLRHQRVHTGERPFTCSVCGRGFARSQHLLRHQRVHTGERPFTCSVCGRGFAQSQHLLQHQRGHK; from the coding sequence atggagaaaccgtggaagtgtggggattgcgggaaaggattcCGCTACCCGTCCGATCTGGAGATCCACCGCCGTTTCCACactggggagcggcccttcacctgctccgagtgcgggaaggactTCAGCGACTCGGccaacctgctggcccaccagcgggtccacaccggggagcggcccttcacctgctccgtctgcggcaagggcttctctcACTCGTCCAACCTGCTcaagcaccggcgggtccacaccggggagcggcccttcacctgctccgtctgcggcaagggcttcacccagtcgtcccacCTGATCtcacaccagcgggtccacaccggggagaggccattcagctgctcggtctgcgacaagggcttcacccgctcgtcccacctgctttccCACCAGCGGCTCCACAACGGCAAGAGGCCGTACgtctgctccgagtgcgggaaggccttcactaAGTCGTTGAAGCTGAagtcccaccagcgggtccacgccggggagcggcccttcacctgctccgtctgcagcAAGGGCTTTACCCAGTCGTcgcacctgctggcccaccagtgggtccacaccggggagcggcccttcacctgctcggtgtgcggcaagggcttccctcactcatccaccctgctgcggcaccagcgggtccacaccggggagcggcccttcacctgctccgtctgcggcaagggcttccctcACTTGTCCACCCTGCGGTCCCACCAGCtgctccacaccggggagcggcccttcacctgctcggtgtgcggcaagggcttctctcactcgtccaccctgctgcggcaccagcgggtccacaccggggagaggcccttcacctgctccgtctgcggcaagggctttaCCCAGTCGTCCACCCTGCAGTCCCACCAGCtgctccacaccggggagcggcccttcacctgctccgtctgcggcaagggcttccctcgctcgtccaccctgctgcggcaccagcgggtccacacgggggagaggccattcacctgctctgtctgCGGGAGGGGCTTCGCTCGGTCCCAgcacctgctgcggcaccagcgggtccacacgggggagaggccattcacctgctctgtctgCGGGAGGGGCTTCGCTCAGTCCCAGCACCTGCTGCAGCACCAGCGGGGGCACAAGTGA